The Ziziphus jujuba cultivar Dongzao chromosome 3, ASM3175591v1 region tatcggagggcatcactggtatatggtgtggtgcgtcgagtgtaaattttcaaataaaatttcaaatcccaaagtgttcaaaagttatttattatatttatttacattttaattacatttggggtatttatttatttattgttcatTAAGttgtttaatcccttggttttcgggaaatacgaatatcggattttgtgaaaatgttttaaaaagggaacatttccaacggagtgattagtgagagttttgagagaaattattattttcaactattattatttatttacctatttaattgccggtattaattaaattcccttatttgttatttttatgattattaaaagtgttcagtagcaagggtcgctcactgagatgattagcatctcatgttttttaaattccgttcccttaagtgcaaggggtggtaggcatttatccggagcgaaccaaatcttcgctgctatcgtagttcgagaagtacttttgtactcgtgcaattcagttgtattatttttttcatctttgttgtattttctattaaatagcacttcatgaagctctgtatactgttctgaacacttatttattatttatgcattggattactgttattcctgcgaagtgctgtaaaattgtagaatcaatttgtagtattgtgggaggaataaggggatgaaaatagaagtgtgttttcagtgcaggtaatttgtggtaagtccaacctttaggggaggttctgccggattttccactagagggtccggtaggatttccctgggatcaaggcttgtctagggttccggtgaggaattttggactgGTCCTGACACTTCTCATCTTCAAACCTAAAAGTCATAGGCCAACACAAAATCTCACTCACATCACATGGTGAGGGAGCCAAAATCAAACCATCAACTAAATATGTTTGTGTATGTGCAAAAGACACTACAGAAATtaaggaattttttattttctttttagtattacttttaaatttaatactaaTGAAAACTTACTCTTCAGGAAGGCTTAAAGCAGGGTAGAGttcttttaaaatcttcaaGGTCTCATAACTGTGCAAGACATTTCCTACTAAACAGTATTGTCCACTGGCCGATGGAACCTTGAATGCTTGAATGTGTGCGAATGCAACATCTCGAACATCAACGACTCTATAAACTAAAAAGGGAAATGGTTGAGCTCGTCCTGCAACCAAAACGACAAACAAATCTCAGCTATTTTTATCCCAATTAGTTTCTAAATAAcagaaataatagtaataaaaaaagtaGGATGAAAAGTAACTTCTTGTTGACCTTAAATATACAATGAGATGTTtgcataatatttattatgtgtttaGGTTAGATATTTTGAGCAAATTAGTAGTAATTAATAACTTATTTATAGGGTTTATTTCTGCCAATAATAGAATTGATTTACTTATACTGATTTATATAGTAGGATTTTCTgtgatatctttattattatattgatattattattaattattatttttcatgtgTTAATAATGGATAAACTACGCAACTTGCACGTgacttcattttttaaaaagttgggGATTATTGGTGGTGTAAGTCTAAGAGAAacgatataatattttctattaggGTTTTGGGATTAATTTTACAGTCTTTTGGTaaatttgagagaaaaatgataaaagtgCAGTGTGTTTATGACTACTTTAGGAGATTCGTAGTTCTAATCagtttaattatttgatatagtgaaaattattatatatgatcTATGAGTGTTTATAGTGCTTAATTAATctgtttaaatattattagcACTAACATTTTAATCTTACAACTtaacagaaaataatttttgaatgagATGGAAAAAACATGCACCAACTAATTTGGTTCTAATTTCTTCCAAACCTGCATTAATTAGTccaaaagaaacaacaaaaaaagaagaaaagagaacataTGTAGTTGCTGAACTCTCCCTGTAATGAGATTCATAAAAATCTCTGACGAAACATTAAGAGTTGGCTGTAAAAGAGGACCAATAGCAATCCACGGATGTATGGTCACCAAGTCAATACCATTTTCTTTTGCAAATTGCCAAGCAGCCTTTTCAGCTAAAGTTTTTGAAAGTATATACCAAAGctagaaagaaaaatacaaggAAATTAACATAATGGGAAGTTTATGCATATTGTCTCTCTAATTTTCAAAAGGCACAGACTAACAAGAATCAATACTGTTCAACATTTGTTACAACATATACCACAAGGTGTGATATTGATGAAAAAACACAAActgaatttttcattttttatttttattttttcgctgATTTAAGGTCGctgtatatataaaagcatcTTACTATTGCAAATTGAAAAACAATCATACTTAagcaaaatattaaagcaaaacaCTGAATGTTTGTCAACCTAATAAATGATTATCGCAGGGGTTGAtactctattttattttcttgtaaatTAGGATTTTGAAAAAGCTTTTGAACTAAGATATtacatttaaaacaataattagaACCATAAACACATATTAATTAATACGTACACACCTTATTTTGCTCACAATATACAGGATCTGAAAACCATGTCTCATCTACTACCACATCGGAGTTTAGAGGTTTTCCGTTGTACCAAATTGAAGCTGTGGAAGATGTTATAACCACTCTCTTTATAGAAGGAACTTTTACACATGATCTCAGAACATTTAGCGTTCCCTTCACTGCAGGTTCAATTAATTCTGCCTGAAAtgcaaggaaaagaaaagatccATTCGagtttttaaaagttatatGATTATTAAGCCACTGAacgaattttaattttgaactaGCTAGGAAATACAAAACACTGTCTGTCTCtctctaaatataaaatttacaaaacactCATCtgtctctctatatatataaaatctgaGCTTTTAACAACCTCTGGATCGTTGGCTGAAAAAGTTGTAGGGGATGCAGTATGAAAAACACCTTCACATCCCTCAACTAAAGCATCGAAAACTCCTTCTTCCAATAAATCTGCTCTTAACAAATGAAGTCTTTCCTTAGCTCCCTCAAGTGAGAGCAAGTGTTCTGTTTTCCTTGGATCATCTGTgacataattcataaaattaacTAACTCAAATTCAGATTTAGTCCTTCATTGACATatgtgggtttttatttatttatttatttttgtttttatttttttaaaaattaatatgataacATGTAACAGAAGAAGACAAACATTACCTGAATTCAGAGATTAGTtccatttttttctcctttaaaTGAAACAACTATCAAAAACCAGAGTTTTGGAAGTgaaaatcaattacaaaaaGGGGGTGTTTATTGAATTAcataaaagatgaaaaaataaaaaataaataaataacctagATCACGGACAAAGGGTTTGACATTGAATCCACGTTCTAGTAAAAGCTTCACCAGCCATGATGCAATGTAACCAGATGCTCCTGTTACACATACCACCTTTTCTTCCCCACTCataatttctctcttttctctgctctggatttttttttttaattttttttaattttttatttttaaagtctGTGCTTTCTGCTTAGAAGCTAGTATTTTTGTTGAGGGAAAAACAATACCCCCATAACAACCATCATCTACAACCCTCCAAATAGGGACGAGACAAGCAGAGGCAGGTATGTATCCTTTCAGTCTATATCTATGAGGTTATAAGTTTAACAACAAATCCCTTCTCctttagaaaaaaattgttgtgaCAATAAGATAGTGACACCATTTGATCTTATCTTATATGTCTACcacaataataatgaaattataaaaattataatcactTACTTTTCAATGGGAAAGACCTTTTtgtgtataatttttaataagcaactaataaaaaataaaaaaagtattaagTCATATggatatttagaaaataatttaataaaacctattaatcattttaatgcaatttattttatattgcttACCAACTTGATCAAACAAAAATGACCGTTGCGGTAACAATGCATTTGTCAGTCTTACGTTATAGGTCTaccatattaataatatattaaattagtcACTTTTCAAAAGTCAAGgatcttttgtttttaggatGTATTACATTGTACatcatcgattttttttttttattacaatcgGATACTTtcgtaattatatttttataactttatgAAAATATCTGGTTGTAATTAAGAAACATTTGAGAGTGTGCAGTGtaatatatcctttttttttatatatacattaataataaattataattacttACTTTTCAAGAttggaagtttttttttttctatgtataattttatattagtaGCTAAAGCGGAATGATttgaattataattaaatagtatAGCTTTGCcactaaattattttaatggaacattatatttatttgttttaatccATATATAATACTTATAGTTTTAATCCATATATAATGCGTATTTGGTCCTATATATTAACGATATGCAACTAGCAGGTAAGCCAGAAAGACACCTTGtatggaaaagtaaaaaaattcatCATTGATTTTTAATGCAGTTTGtttcatattatttatcaatttgataatataattcaaATGATATTGATTCAATTGGTATACCTTCACATTTATATCTAATGAAGTAATAAGTTTGATATACATCCGGTAATAATGAGATGTGAGACTATTTGGTCAATTAAGTAATGAAATAataagtttgatatatatatatatatatatatcgagtaACAATGAGATGTGTTACCTCAACTTTCAAGTACTTTTTTGTGAGTTTGTCGCATGTTCCTGCCTTCAGTCAAACTTGACTACCACATCATCAATGTAGGCTTTTATGAGGTTGCCTATCATGTTGTGAAAAATAGCATTCATAGCCCTCTTATATGTGGCTCTTGCGTTTTCCAAATCAAATGGCATTACCACCTACTAAAATGTACCAATGGATCTAGGACTTCTAAatgcagtcttaggaatgtcttTTTctgtaataaaaaattgattgtaCCCAAATGTCTAtccatgaaagaaataatttcatGTTTGGCCGCTCTATCTATTAGTAAATCGGCTATTAGCATTGAATATTCGTCTTTGGAAGTGGCTACATTCAAATTTCTAAAATCAATGCACATTTGAatcttttcattcttttttaccATTGGGATTATATTAGACAACCATTTCACATATTAGGCTGAAACAGGCTTTAACCAATCTTTCTATCTCAATTTTTACCTTTAGTATGACATCGGGTGACATTTTTTATGGTGGttgtttatacaatttaaacccattttttattaataagaaATGTTTGGCTAGCTTTCTATCTAAACCGAGTATTTATGGTAATCCTATCTAAACTATTCTCTAAGGAGCGTAATGATATTGGCATACAATTCTGGTTTTACCAAGTCGTTAACAAATGTTGGATGAGAATCTTCCTCATTCTTAAGTTTATCTCAATAAAAAGGATCTTCAACTTGGGCCTTTATATCATCTAGCTTAGCCAGAGTGAGttcaatttaatcaaatttagctTTGTTTCCACCTCCATCTCTTACCATTCTCCATGATGCATTCGGCCTGAGTAATAGTTGAATTATCTTCCACTTTCTTTTCGGCTAAGTATGCTACAAATCTTTCGGTCATGGCCTCAACTGCCTCCATATTCTTTTCTTCTATTGGATCAGTAATCATTGGATTATTTAGAATTTAGTTCTAGGTATCCTAGACATGGTCAATTGATCTAGCTCTTCACAAGTCTCTTTGGCTATACTGGATAATGTTTTTGGGTCTTTCAAGGCCGTAAACCCAAAGTGATGGCCATATTTTGACATTCCATAAAATTGAAGGAGTCGAATatcattttcatattatttggcTTGTATAGCATTAGTGGTAACTATGAATGGCCAACTGTCGGCCTTAACCACCTCTACATCTTCACCATTCCAAAAAAGTTGAATTGATAAAGTGATGATGGAACACATAAGTTGGCTTACCAAGTAAAGCATTATGAGTATATTTTGACTATACTACAAAGAATGTGACCATAGTGGTCTTACTCCCCACCATGAGTTATGTCGGTAGGATCTTGTTTGTTTTCATGACTCCTCCAAGAAAGTTGCACTTTTAATGGGATTAGATTTTATTCAACCTTTTCTAACTTTTTAAGCATAAAAGTGTGTAAAATGTTGATGGTAGCACCAGTATCTATCAAGACCCTACTCACTAACATGCCATCAAAGTGTGCTTGGATATAGAGCGGCTTAAGATGTGTAGACACCTAGTCAACTGGCTTTTCAAAGATAATCCATTTGGGTCATTCTTGGATGCatttaaatttagaaatattttcaaGATATTCAATGAGTTTGGGTTTAATGTCTCCATCCTCAACAATATCGCCTTCTATAAGGTTTGGTTAATCCAGCCAAGCTCTAAACAAAAGTGACAAAATGGGCAACATGTTGCACTTCATTTCTTCCAAGAATCGAAGCTTCATTGTTAACTTTTGATTTGTTAAAGTAACAATTAATTTATCTTCCTTCATGCTCTTCTTCCAAGTATCTTCATTTTGACTTTTAGTATCAACCATGTTTGGTTGGCCTTGAAGCTAGTGTTGGACTTTCTTTACAACTAGGAGTGGCAATTCGTGATGCCGTGTCGTGTTTGTGTCAactccatttattaatcgtatcG contains the following coding sequences:
- the LOC107422205 gene encoding phenylacetaldehyde reductase isoform X2, coding for MSGEEKVVCVTGASGYIASWLVKLLLERGFNVKPFVRDLDDPRKTEHLLSLEGAKERLHLLRADLLEEGVFDALVEGCEGVFHTASPTTFSANDPEAELIEPAVKGTLNVLRSCVKVPSIKRVVITSSTASIWYNGKPLNSDVVVDETWFSDPVYCEQNKLWYILSKTLAEKAAWQFAKENGIDLVTIHPWIAIGPLLQPTLNVSSEIFMNLITGAQPFPFLVYRVVDVRDVAFAHIQAFKVPSASGQYCLVGNVLHSYETLKILKELYPALSLPEEQTEALLPKHQVSKEKARSLGVNFTPLEMSFRDTVGSLKEKGFVDI